In Turicibacter sanguinis, a genomic segment contains:
- a CDS encoding sodium-dependent transporter yields MARQQWSSRSTFIMAAIGSAVGLGNAWRFPGIAYANGGGAFLIPYFVALLTAGIPLLALELSIGKKYQSGAPSAFAKMNKKFEWIGWWGVGTAFCICAYYSVVVAWVIEYVALSFKSPWIEKGAADIFTGDVLQVSSGMFDFGGFSPVVFLALIFAWVCIWYCIRHGVTSVGKVVKYTVILPVILLVFLIIRAMTLPGAFDGLSYYLVPDWSALLDINVWAAAYGQIFFSLSILFSIMVAYGSYLNKEAEVTKDAMIIGFADAGISFLSGIAAFGTLGYLSAVSGTPISQMKHTGIMLAFVTYPEALAQMPGGRLVVILFSLVFFIMLFTLAIDSAFSIVEAIITAVVDKFGWNKSKTTLWVCVIGFASSLIFATRAGLYWLDVVDHFVNDFNLIAIGFVECLALGWVFGADNIRDYLNSNTDFKYGKWWSACIKYLCPVIFLFISVTYLITNLTTPYDGYPVSNLIAGGWGIVLLTVIFGIGISLVKGKNEDKATVS; encoded by the coding sequence ATGGCAAGACAACAATGGAGTTCAAGAAGTACTTTTATTATGGCTGCCATTGGTTCGGCAGTTGGACTTGGAAATGCTTGGCGATTTCCGGGGATTGCGTATGCAAATGGGGGAGGTGCCTTCTTAATTCCTTATTTTGTGGCGTTACTAACAGCTGGAATTCCATTATTAGCACTTGAGTTATCTATCGGGAAGAAATATCAGTCTGGTGCTCCAAGTGCTTTTGCAAAAATGAATAAAAAGTTTGAATGGATTGGTTGGTGGGGAGTCGGAACAGCATTTTGTATTTGTGCGTATTATTCAGTGGTCGTCGCATGGGTCATTGAGTATGTGGCGCTGTCATTTAAGTCACCTTGGATTGAAAAAGGGGCAGCTGATATCTTTACGGGGGATGTATTACAGGTTTCGAGTGGAATGTTTGATTTCGGTGGTTTTAGTCCTGTGGTGTTTTTAGCACTTATTTTTGCTTGGGTTTGCATTTGGTATTGTATCCGTCACGGAGTCACATCAGTCGGGAAAGTCGTGAAGTATACCGTTATTTTACCTGTTATTTTACTTGTTTTCTTAATTATTCGTGCGATGACTTTACCGGGAGCATTTGACGGTTTGAGTTATTACTTAGTTCCAGATTGGTCAGCATTACTAGATATTAATGTGTGGGCGGCAGCTTACGGTCAAATATTCTTTAGTTTGAGTATCTTATTTTCTATTATGGTGGCCTACGGTAGTTATTTAAACAAAGAGGCAGAAGTAACAAAAGATGCGATGATCATTGGGTTTGCAGATGCGGGAATTAGCTTTTTATCCGGAATCGCAGCCTTTGGGACACTTGGATACTTATCAGCAGTCAGTGGAACACCGATTTCACAAATGAAGCATACGGGGATTATGCTAGCTTTTGTAACGTATCCTGAGGCGTTAGCTCAAATGCCAGGTGGCCGTTTGGTAGTCATTTTATTTTCTCTTGTTTTTTTCATCATGTTATTTACCCTTGCAATTGATTCTGCCTTTTCGATTGTTGAAGCTATTATTACAGCGGTGGTTGATAAATTTGGATGGAATAAATCCAAAACAACGTTATGGGTATGTGTGATTGGATTTGCATCGAGTCTAATTTTTGCGACGCGGGCTGGACTTTATTGGTTAGATGTTGTGGATCACTTTGTGAATGACTTTAATTTAATTGCGATTGGATTCGTTGAATGTTTAGCTTTAGGATGGGTATTTGGAGCGGATAACATCCGCGACTATCTCAACAGTAATACCGATTTTAAATATGGAAAGTGGTGGAGTGCCTGCATCAAATACCTTTGCCCAGTTATCTTCTTATTTATTAGTGTGACCTATTTAATCACAAATTTAACAACACCATATGATGGTTATCCAGTATCTAATCTAATTGCTGGGGGATGGGGGATTGTCCTATTAACCGTTATTTTTGGTATTGGAATAAGTTTGGTGAAAGGTAAAAATGAGGATAAAGCCACAGTTAGTTAA
- a CDS encoding threonine/serine exporter family protein has translation MNEEKNHPQQVLMLALDIGEKLTKCGAEIGRVEDSIIRICKAYGVKRIDVFAIRSLIIATIQTTDGDIITQTRRIYSYGTNLEGLEGVNTLSRLICETAPNCIEVREKINELEQSRPPINFSVCLGCILIATSSCIYFGGEVIDMVPSAIVAAFIFYLDNYFKKDYMNQVLYMVLCSMLAGMLTILLVKLGIGKNIDKIMIGDIMVLIPGLGIMTAFREILSRDLLAGLMRFFESILVASAIACGFSLALYFMGGLLQ, from the coding sequence ATGAATGAAGAAAAGAATCATCCACAGCAAGTTTTAATGCTTGCATTAGATATTGGCGAGAAGCTAACAAAATGTGGTGCAGAGATTGGACGTGTTGAAGATTCTATTATTAGGATTTGCAAAGCATATGGAGTTAAACGAATTGATGTTTTTGCGATCAGATCATTAATTATTGCGACCATCCAAACAACTGATGGTGACATTATTACGCAAACGAGGCGAATATATTCTTATGGTACAAATCTTGAAGGGTTAGAAGGCGTGAATACGTTATCTCGTCTGATTTGCGAGACAGCACCAAATTGTATAGAAGTTCGAGAAAAAATTAATGAATTGGAACAATCTCGCCCTCCAATCAATTTTTCTGTCTGCTTGGGTTGTATTCTTATTGCGACAAGTTCTTGTATTTACTTTGGAGGAGAAGTCATCGACATGGTTCCATCTGCCATCGTGGCAGCTTTTATTTTTTACTTAGATAATTATTTTAAAAAAGATTACATGAATCAGGTCTTATATATGGTATTGTGTTCCATGCTCGCTGGAATGCTGACGATTTTATTAGTTAAGTTAGGGATTGGAAAAAACATTGATAAGATAATGATTGGAGATATTATGGTTTTAATCCCGGGTCTTGGAATAATGACAGCTTTTAGAGAGATTTTATCTAGAGATTTATTAGCTGGCTTAATGCGATTTTTTGAGTCAATTTTAGTTGCGTCAGCCATTGCGTGTGGATTTTCATTAGCATTATACTTTATGGGAGGTCTATTACAATGA
- a CDS encoding threonine/serine exporter family protein has translation MKENMILIISATIESLGFALLFRVRKDRLIYGTIGGMVTITIYLWLFSIHQDAFLSNLIAGIFATAYSEIFARVLKSPAIVFLVPSVIPLVPGGSLYYAMRAFILNDEPEFSSHLHNTFSTGIGIAVSIILVSIFFYYLKSLRKKFKY, from the coding sequence ATGAAAGAAAATATGATTTTAATCATCAGTGCAACCATTGAGAGTTTAGGGTTTGCACTCCTTTTTCGAGTAAGGAAAGATAGACTGATTTATGGTACGATTGGGGGAATGGTTACGATTACCATTTATTTATGGCTCTTTTCTATTCATCAAGATGCTTTTTTAAGTAACTTAATTGCAGGAATTTTTGCAACCGCTTATTCAGAAATCTTTGCCCGTGTTTTAAAATCTCCTGCTATTGTCTTTTTAGTGCCATCTGTTATTCCATTAGTACCCGGAGGAAGTCTTTATTATGCGATGAGAGCTTTTATTTTAAATGATGAACCTGAGTTTTCAAGTCATCTTCATAATACATTTAGTACAGGAATAGGGATAGCCGTTTCGATTATATTAGTATCCATTTTCTTTTACTATTTAAAATCGTTAAGAAAAAAGTTTAAGTATTAA
- a CDS encoding FAD-dependent oxidoreductase gives MKVPLWLDTTVVPSYHSLCEDLSVDVCIVGAGITGITLAYLLRDSGLKIALIDSDQVIHGTTAYTTAKLTAGQGLIYQDLIQNVGYDGAKLYYESQQEAIDFVAKTIHDLKIDCDFVRLPHYVFTQEASNLSKFEAEYEACRSLNMDCELVESLDLPFPIEKAIAFKNQAQFHPLKYLVGLLKALAEYSNISIYEHTTACEMVFNEDQSSSIITSNGYKVNAKRVVQACHFPFYDDGSLLFSKIEMSHSYLIAVENASSLPHGMYISYESPTRSIRTYQNFLLIGGENHRPGTVKDTNENYEALINFAKEKFQTDAISYEWSTQDVVSIDHMPYIGRLHKDCLNQFVATGYCKWGMSNGTAAALLLNQLIRGMDSPYTALFSPSRLNSKMAIKNLIAYNSKVAFEYIKGKLKLGEKNVELGVDEATIIATNEGNYGLYKDKEGLLYLVDITCPHLGCELAFNTAERTWDCPCHGSRFSYTGEVIEGPAHQALSCHHNKMNPNIFRSDD, from the coding sequence ATGAAAGTTCCACTTTGGTTAGATACGACGGTCGTTCCTAGTTATCATTCGCTATGTGAAGATCTATCTGTTGATGTTTGTATTGTGGGTGCCGGAATAACTGGGATTACGTTGGCTTATTTGTTACGTGATTCTGGCTTAAAGATTGCATTGATTGATTCAGACCAAGTTATTCATGGGACAACTGCTTATACAACGGCGAAATTAACTGCTGGTCAAGGGTTAATTTATCAGGATTTAATTCAAAATGTTGGTTATGATGGTGCAAAGCTATATTATGAATCACAGCAAGAAGCCATTGATTTTGTGGCGAAAACGATACATGATTTAAAGATTGATTGTGATTTTGTAAGACTCCCCCACTATGTCTTTACCCAAGAGGCATCAAACTTATCAAAATTTGAGGCAGAATATGAAGCCTGTCGTTCACTAAACATGGATTGTGAACTGGTAGAATCGCTCGATCTCCCCTTTCCAATTGAAAAGGCCATTGCATTTAAAAATCAGGCACAGTTTCATCCATTAAAGTATTTAGTCGGTTTATTAAAGGCACTAGCTGAGTATTCTAATATTTCGATCTATGAGCATACAACAGCCTGTGAGATGGTTTTCAATGAGGATCAAAGTTCCTCAATCATCACATCTAATGGATATAAGGTTAACGCTAAGCGTGTGGTTCAAGCCTGTCATTTTCCATTTTATGATGATGGATCGCTTCTCTTTTCTAAAATTGAGATGAGTCATTCCTATTTGATAGCGGTTGAGAATGCTTCTTCCCTACCCCATGGAATGTATATTTCGTATGAATCGCCAACACGCTCCATTCGGACGTATCAAAATTTTCTTTTAATTGGAGGTGAAAATCATCGTCCAGGTACCGTGAAAGATACGAATGAAAATTATGAAGCCTTGATTAACTTTGCAAAAGAAAAGTTTCAAACGGATGCTATTTCATATGAGTGGTCAACACAAGATGTTGTCTCGATTGATCATATGCCTTATATAGGGAGACTTCATAAAGATTGTTTAAATCAATTCGTTGCAACTGGATATTGTAAATGGGGAATGAGTAATGGAACCGCGGCGGCTCTTCTTTTAAATCAATTGATTAGAGGGATGGATAGTCCGTATACTGCCCTATTCTCTCCAAGCCGTTTAAACTCTAAAATGGCAATTAAGAATTTAATCGCTTACAATTCAAAGGTAGCGTTTGAATACATAAAAGGTAAGTTAAAATTAGGTGAGAAAAACGTAGAATTAGGTGTTGATGAAGCAACCATTATAGCCACTAACGAAGGAAATTATGGTTTGTATAAAGATAAAGAAGGGCTTCTTTATCTAGTTGATATCACCTGTCCTCATCTAGGGTGTGAGCTAGCTTTTAATACGGCTGAACGAACATGGGATTGTCCTTGTCATGGATCACGATTTTCTTATACGGGAGAGGTAATAGAAGGACCTGCTCATCAAGCATTAAGTTGTCATCATAATAAAATGAATCCTAATATTTTTAGATCAGATGATTAA